The genomic DNA CCGTTAATGTACCGGGAATTGCGGCTATGACTGCCGCCGCGGAGAAATCATATGCTAACCAAACTGAATATGCTAAAAAGTTTTTAAAACTGAGAGATGCTTTTAAACATTCTGTAAAAGAGATTAGCGACCGAATTACCATTTATGAAGCAAATGATTCGAATATGCAGCTTCCATCCATTATTGGGTTGAGATTAATGGGGTTAGAAGGACAATGGGTGATGCTTGAGTGCAACCGCCGGGGATATGCCATTTCGACCGGAACAGCGTGCCAGATAGGCTTGCAGTCTCCTTCTAAAACGATGCAAGCACTCGGAATCGATAACAAAGAAGCGAAGGAATTTATTCGTATTTCAGTTGGAAGAGAAACAACCGAGGAAGATGTCGAGTCTTTAGGACAAACCATTGTCCAAATTGTCCGTCAAGCAGGGGTTTAATAAGATGGTCTCTTAATTCAACATAAAGTTTAGTCAAAAGAAAAGGATCCGCTAAAGGGATCCTTTTGCTGCTTTTTTCAGTTGAAAAGAAGGGTAGCTTCCAAGCACCTTTACTTTACAGCCGAGAGCTTCAAGTTCTGCGATCGCACCCGGAATCAATACATCATCCATTTTCATTTCAATATCAATAATAAAGAAATAATTACCAAGCCCTGTTTTCATCGGGCGGGATTCAATTTTTGACAAGTTCAGCTTCCTCCATGCAAATGCAGATAGAACTTGATGCAAAGTTCCTGCCTGGTCTGATGGCAAAGTAACCATTATTGTTGTTTTAAAACTGTCGGGAACACGTTTTATATCAGGTTTATCATCACTATTTTTTGATAAAATTACAAATCGTGTATGGTTGTGTCCGAAATCATGAATGTCTTCTTTTACAATAATTAATCCATATTCTTTTGCTGATAGTGCATTTCCAATCGCGGCCGCCCTTATTTCGGGATGTTCTTTGACATATTGGGCAGCTGCAGCTGTAGACGTTGTCGTTTCACAGCGAACTCCTTTAAATTGCTGGTGCAAGAATCGATGGCACTGGGCAATGGCATGTGAATGGCTGTAGATCAATTCGATTTCTTTCCATCTGTGTTGATTTGCTTTATGTACCATAAAATGCTGACGTATCGGCATGGTTGTTTCGCCGATAATTGGCAGCTCTACTTCATGAATTAAATAATCAAGTGTGATATTAACAGATCCTTCCAAGGCATTTTCAAGCGGAACGAGGCACAGATCCGTTTTCCCTTCTTCAACTGCGTCCATACATTCCGGAATTGTTTGAAAAGGAATAGATTCTGCGCTCGGAAATATTTCTCTAACTGCCATATCCGTGAATGTTGCCCTCGGCCCCAAAAAACCAACTCTCAACAAAATCTCCTCCCATGACAAAATGGAGGGACATTCCCTCATTACGAAACATTGAGGGTCTGACCCTCAATCTTAGCAAATCCTTTTTTATAAACAATACATCACTTCATCACTTTAATAAAGTAAAAATTCAAATTATTCTCCACATTAACTTAGTATATTGCCGTGGAAAAGGGGCGGAGCTGCGCTATCAAAAATAGAAATGTCATCTTTTCGAATAAAATAAAATAAAAAACAGCTGGGAAACTCGCAGCCGTTTTTACGCACCTGATCCCAGCACTTCAACTTTATCTACAAACTCAAGCCGGCGAAGCCGTGTTAAAAGTTCATCAATTTCAATTTCCATTTCTGTAATATTCAACGACAAAGTGACGTTTGCCCTGCCTTGCAAAGGAATCGTTTGATGAATCGTAAGAACGTTGCATCCAGCCGAAGCCACAACGCTTAATAACTGCGAAAGCGTCCCGGAGCGGTCTTCAAGATGAAAAAACAGAGTGATCAGCTTCTCCTTCACAACTGTATGGAAAGGAAAGACTGTATCTCTGTACTTATAAAAAGCACTTCGGCTTAGATCAACGCGCTGAACAGCTTCCCAGACTGACTCAGCTTTTCCCCTTTCAATCATTTCTTTTGCTTCAAGGGTCTTTTTCATCGCTTCCGGCAGAACATCCTCACGGACTAAATAAAATTTTTTATCGAATTTATCATGTCTCATTTCTCCACCCCGTCAATCAAGAGCTATTCAATAAACTCAAACTCATAATCGAACAGCTTAACTGTATCTCCGTCTTTTGCTCCTCTTTCACGCAGAGCATCATCAACACCCATGCTTCGGAGCTGGCGGGCAAAGCGGCGAACAGATTCATCTCTTGAGAAATCGGTCATCTTAAAGAGGCGTTCGATTTTCTCGCCAGAAAGGACGAAGCTTCCGTCTGGATCACGGGTAATCGTGAATTCTTCCTGTTCTGCTTTATGTTTATAAAGAACCCTGTGCACTCCGGTCTCCTCTATTTTTTCCAGAAGAGGAAATTCCGGAGTTTCTTCAAGTTTATCGGCAATCGCAAATAATAGATTCCGTAAACCTTGTCTTGTTATTGCAGAAATTGGGAATATCGGATAATCATCCGTTAACTTTTTCTTGAATTCAGCAAGGTTTTCCTCTGCATTTGGCATATCCATTTTATTGGCGACAATAATTTGCGGCCTTTCCGTTAATCTTAAATTATATTCTTTTAGTTCATTGTTAATCGTTACATAATCTTCATATGGATCGCGCCCTTCCATCGCAGCCATATCGATCACATGAACAATAACCCTTGTTCTTTCAATATGCCTTAAAAATTGGTGACCGAGGCCGACGCCTGAGTGCGCCCCTTCGATTAAGCCCGGGAGATCTGCCATGACAAAACTTCTGCCATCCTCTGTTTCAACGACACCCAAGTTCGGCACGATGGTTGTAAAATGATATTCTGCGATCTTAGGCTTTGCTGATGAAACGACGGAAAGAAGAGTCGATTTACCGACACTTGGATAACCTACAAGGCCGACATCTGCCAAAAGCTTTAATTCCAAAATAACTTCCCTTTCCTGTCCCGGTTCACCATTCTCGGAAAGTTCAGGAGCAGGATTTGCCGGGGTGGCAAACCGGGTATTCCCCCGACCGCCTCTTCCCCCTTTGGCAATAACTGCCCTCTGGCCATGTTCTGTAAGATCAGCAATGACTTCCCCGGTTTTTACATCGGTAACAACTGTTCCAGGCGGTACCTTTACAATCATATCCTTCGCATTTTTTCCATGCTGGTTCTTAGACATGCCATGCTCCCCGCGCGGAGCCTTAAAATGCCGCTGATACCGGAAATCAATTAGCGTCCTCAGGCCTTCATCAACTTCAAAAACGACATCTGCACCTTTCCCGCCGTCTCCGCCAGCGGGACCTCCCTTTGGCACATACTTTTCCCGGCGGAAAGCGACCATTCCATTGCCGCCGTCCCCGCCTTTTACATATATTTTTACTTGATCGACAAACATTTTTGATCCTCCATAAAGTTGACTTTTCCTTAGACGTGAATCCTTCTTTTCTATAACATTCCCTATGTATTTGGCAAAAAAACAACCAGTGATAGTACCTGGTCAGAGAATTCCTGAACCTCAACATGCAAAGATGAGTTTTTTTCAGCCAGAAATGCTGAAATTTTTTCTTTATCTGTTATATTCCCCCTAAAATCAAAAAAGAATCGAGTGCCTTTCTCACCAGATTCAATGGAAACGGACAAAAGATTGTTGTGGAAAGCTTCAATTGAGTTGTTTAAACACGAAAAAAACGATCTTGTCCATTCCGTCATTAATTGATCATTCACGGCTGGCGTTTCCATATTATCCATCACTTCGTATTCAAGTTGAAAGGCATGATTTTCCCAGTTATGTGTAAGAAGGAGAGATGCAAATTCAGTCATTTCAAGATTGGACAGCTTTGCCTCCTGTTGTGCTTCATTAACAATTTCATTAATAATTTCCTTGGCCCTGTCGATTTTGTTCAATGCCAAGTTTCCTTTTATTAATTGAAGTTTATTTAACCAATCATGCCGGACATGCCGAAGCACCTCGACAGTATTCCAGTCTTTTTTCATGAAAAAAACCCCTAAACAGTTATTAAGTAACAGAAGACTGCTTGCTGATAGTATATCAAAAAAGTGTGAATGCGTAAGCAAATTTACACTAAAACGCCAAAATTGTTCCTATCGAAAAGAATCGAGTAGGAGGGGGTGACTAACCCCCGACCTCTCACACCACCGTACGTACCGTTCGGTATACGGCGGTTCAATTAAGTATGACGTAGAAAATGATATCTCTCGAATAGACTTCTTAACCCTTGATGACTCCAGTAGGAGTTATCGAGGGTTTTGTGTAGAATGGGACTGCAGGCAATCCGCCAGTATTTCTTGCGTGTATTGCCCCACTCGATTGCTTTATGACTTGGAACACCTAATGCTCTAAGTTTCCGAATTCTTGTTTTCGGCGTTTTCCACTCTTTCCATAAACACATTCGAAGTCTTCGTCTTATCCATTCATCAAATTCTTTGAACTTGCTTGGTGTATCTGCCAAGGCAAAATATCCACACCATCCCATTAGGTACATGTTCAGTTTCTCAATTCTTTCCTCCATTCGATACGGTTTGGATCTGGATGTGATTTCACGGATCTTGTTCTTGAATCGTTTCACACTTTCTTTCGCCATCCGTATCTTGGGTGTTTTGTTTGGTGTAAAGCTAAAACCGAGAAACTTCCGTTTCCAAGGACGGTGTACCGCCGATTTCTCTTTATTTACCTTGAGCTTTAATTCCTTCTCGATAAAGTTAGTAATGGAGTTCATGACACGAATTCCTGCTTTCTTTGTTTTCACGTAGATATTACAGTCATCCGCGTACCGTACAAATTTATGTCCACGTTTCTCAAGTTCCTTGTCCAACTCGTGAAGCATGATGTTTGATAATAGTGGATTAAGCGGTCCACCTTGTGGCGTTCCCATGTCTGTTTCCATTACCACTCCATTTATCATCACGCCTGATTGAAGATACCGGCGGATTAACTTAAGTAAAATCCGATCTTCGATCGTTTTCGCCAAGATCCCCATCAGTTTGTCGTGGTTCACCTTGTCAAAGAATTTCTCTAAGTCTATATCGACCACCCAGCGATATCCTTCTTTGATATAGCCCTTTGCTTTCCTGACCGCGTCATGTCCTCTGCGGCTTGGGCGAAAGCCGTAGCTATGTTCAGAGAAGGTCGGATCGAAGATTCTCGTTAACACTTGGGCGATCGCTTGTTGAATGAAACGATCAGTCACGGTGGGGATACCTAGAAGTCTTACTCCGCCGTTCGGTTTCGGGATTTCGACTCGACGAACGGGTAAGGGTTTGTAGGTTCCCTCTCTTAACGACTGTCGAATGGAGTCCCAGTTTTCATAGAGGTGTCTCCGTAGGTCTTTTGCGGGCATGCCATCTACTCCGTGACTTCCTTTATTCTGTTCAACTCGTTTTAATGCCGTTAGGAGATTTTCCCGTGACAAAATCAGTTCCATCAACATAGATATCCTCTCCACGTGAACGAATCCCTCTATTTGTGCCATCTTCTGCTCCACCCTCTTGAAGTCCCCCGTGGGATTCACCACTTCCTCCTTCAAGTAAGTCCTGCCGGATTGTCTGCTTCAACACAGAAGATGAACGCGTAGTGTTTCGTTCTCCTTAATTGTTCAGTCCTTCCTCTTTCGTCTCGAGCTCGAAAGAGTACTATGACCTCTGCTGACTTCTGACTGCTCAGCTATCTATCGCTAGATAGGTTACCAAGATTACTTGGCGTGCCAGTCAGATCTCCCCGGGTAAGAGTGTAATCTTTCCTTCCATCTATCTGCTTCATTTACTCTGTATCACCTTCGGCAGAAAGGGCTTTGTTTTGTTTTGCAAACTCACCCAGTGATACCTAGCCTTATATGAAGTTCGTATTCCTCAGACCGGAAGTTTGCCGTCCGCTTCCTTCAGATTCCGCGTTACCACGGACACCCTTGCGTTATGCTAACTGCTACTTCTGCCTTCACAGCTCGGGACTTGCACCCTATAGATTACACCCATGCCGGGCGCACAAAAAGAAAACTCTAACCTATACGGTTAGAGTTTTCATTCATTAGCTTACGCTTCTTTAGCAACCGGATATACGCTTACTTGCTTGCGGTCACGACCTAAACGCTCGAATTTAACGATACCGTCAACTTTCGCGTATAGAGTGTCGTCGCCGCCGCGGCCAACGTTCACACCAGGGTAGATTTTCGTACCGCGCTGACGGTAAAGAATAGAACCACCAGTTACAAATTGACCGTCCGCACGCTTAGCACCAAGGCGTTTAGCGATTGAATCGCGTCCGTTCTTTGTAGAACCTACTCCTTTTTTAGAAGCGAAAAATTGAAGATCTAATCGTAGCATTTGTTTCACCTCCCGCTATTTAAAGGTAATTTTTATATGCTTTCCATAATCTCTTTCAATCGTTTGCAATGAAACAACCATGCCTTCAAGAAGAAGCTGCACTTTCTCTTGTGTTTCCTTTGGGAGATCCATTGGAAATTCACATCGAAGAAAGCCGGATTCTTCTTGTTCGATGACAGGTTCAATACCTGTTAACGCAATCACTGAATTAAGAGCTCCGATAGATACAGCAGAAGCTCCTGCACAAACAATATCATTGCCATACTCGGCAAATCCGGCATGTCCACTCATTGTAAATGATTGAATTTGTCCGGATTCTGTACGATTAATCGTAATCTTAATCATCGGTTAAAAACCTTATGCATTGATTTTTTCAATCACAACTTTTGTATAAGGCTGACGATGACCTTGCTTTTTGCGTTGGTTTTTCTTCGCCTTGTATTTAAAAACAATAATTTTCTTTTGACGGCCTTGTTTTTCAACTTTTGCTGTAACAGTAGCGCCTTCAACTAATGGGCTTCCTACTTTTACCTGATCGCCGCCTACGAAGAGAACCTTATCAAAAGTAACTGTTTCGCCGACTTCGGCGTTAAGCTTTTCGATGTAGATTGTTTGGCCTTCTTCTACTTTAACTTGCTTACCGCCAGTTTCGATAATTGCGTACATGAAATGCACCTCCTTATAGACTAAGACTCGCCATCACAGGCGTTTTGCAGCAGCAAAAACTTAAAACCTGTTCTGTGCGGTTGTAGCACGGGTGCGCTACAAACATAACATGAAAATACTATCACGATTCTTATTAAGTGTCAAGAGAATGGCTGACTTTATAACAAGGGGCTAGACCCCTCCAATCTAATAAAGCACGTTCTATAAATAGTCGTTGTTGGTGGAAGTCAGAGTCTAATGAGTCAGCCTCTCAAAACGGCGGATGTGATAAAAAGGTTTCGGAGAATCCTCTTTTATCTCGAATTTTATTTTCAATCCAAGCATTTCTTCAAGCCGGATTTGGTGAATATTATTTTCACCCGCAAAAACATCGGCTACTTCTTTAGTTGTTTCAATTAACACACCATCATAATCAGAATGCCGTTGTTCCCAAAGTTCACGTTCAAGCCGAAAAGCAACTGTTTCAGGGCTTAATACCCTGCCTGTTCCTTCACATACAACACATTTTGCGGTTAAAGCCTCTGATATAGCCACCTTCGTTTTCTTCCTTGTTAGCTGCAAAATTCCTAGCGGAGTAAACCCGATTACTTTTGTTCTTCTGTCATCTTTTGTTAACTCGGATTGCATTTTCTGAAGAACCCGCTCCCTGTCTTCCTCTCTATTCATATCAATAAAATCAATTAATATTATTCCGCCTATGTCCCGCACCCTTATTTGGCGTGCAGCTTCTTCTGCAGCTGCTAAATTCACAGAAACAACCGTATCTTGCAAATCATTTTTGCCTGAGTATTTCCCTGTATTTACATCAATGACAGTAAGCGCCTCGGCTTCATCAAAAATCAAGTAGGCCCCATTATCAAGCCAAACAATCCGCTTTAAAGCTTTTTCTATCTGATGTTCAATGTCCCAGGCGTTAAATATATTTTCCTTGCCTGTATAAAGCGCCACATTCACATTGATTTTTGCATCTTTAACATACCGTTCGATTTTGTCCTTTAGAAGAATATCATCAACAATAACTTCTCCTGTGCCAATCGTTTTTATTTCCGAAATCAATTGTTTATAAAACAGATCTTTTTCAAAGAGAAGCGAAGGTTTTTTCCTGGAGGCAGCAATCCTTTCGAGCTCCTTATACATGTTTCTAAGAGCCTCAAGTTCACTAGCAATCACATCTTCTGTTTGATTTTCTGCACTGGTTCTAAAAATCAGCCCTTCATTTTCTGCTTTAATTTGTTTTCCAAACCGTCTCCATCGTTCCCTGTTTCTCTCATCAACGATCTTTTTTGACACTGCTATATACCGGCCATTTGGCATATAGATCATATACTCGCCTTGAAGCTCGATAATTCCGGTTAGCCTCGGCCCTTTCGTTCCAGTAGCATCTTTCTCCACTTGAACGAGAATTTTTTCACCCTGGTGGACAAAAGAAGAAATAGAACGATTGTTCCGCACCTCTTTTGGTTCATCCGATAGTACAAACGCCGGCAATTTATCTCTATGTAAATAACCTGACTTCTCTTCGCCAATATCTACAAAAGCGGCGTTCATTCCCGGTAGAACTTTTGAAACAACCCCAAGATACAAATTACCAACAATTGAATGGCTTCTTGGCTGCTCGATAAAAAATTTTTCAACTGTTTGTCCGTTAAGAAGAGCAAACCTTTTCTCTCTCGTGAGACTATTGACAATTAATTTCATCAACATGTTTCCTCGCTTTAATCCTGATCATGATTATTCTACCATTTATAAGTGTAAAGCAAATCTCCAGCTTTCGCAGAAGTCATTTTTTCAGTAAAATAGGCATGAAGCAGTTCATTTTCGTCAAGAGACCCCTTTTCCTTCCCATTCTTTTCAATAATAATCGGGTGTTTGCATCCCCTTTGGAACCGTTCCAGAATTTTGATAACCAATTCATCTTCACTGACTATAATTGGCTTTAAAGAACGGAAATCACTATTTTTTCCGTAATACCTTTCCAGTAAGAAACGGATAAATACAAACCGCATTTGCTTCCATTCGTTGTAAACGGAATATGCCAAGAAAACAATAACGATCCAAACATTCAAATTCACAGGAGCCGTCATTAAAGTGATAAAGGTAAAAAGAACGATGGAGCAAATTGAAATGAGTAAAGTAATTTTGTGTGCCTCCGGGAAAGATCTCTTTAATGAAAACATTAAAAACAAGAGTTTTCCCCCATCCAGCGGCCAAATCGGTAAAAAATTAAAAATCAAAATCATAAAATTATATTGAATAAATAAACCGTACCAATAATCAGGCAACAAGGAAAGTTTATAAAAAAGAAAAGCTAAGCCCATCATCCAAAAATGTTGAAAAGGACCTGCAAGAATAACAGCTCCTTCCTCTATTAATGGGCGGTTGCCATGTTCTTCAACCTCCATCACACCACCGAAAGGGAGCAAAGAAAATTTCTTAATCCTCCAAGAAAAAAACGAAGCTGCTGCCGCATGTCCCATTTCATGAACAAAAATAATCAGCAGGAGCAGACACAACTCAATAAAACGTGCGGTCAAAACCGCAATTGCAATGACGAACCACAATAGCGGATGAATGTGAATATGTGAAAATAAGGAAATGATTTTATTCAAAGCGGATCACCTGATTTGGGTCAATAAAATCATCCCCTTTTTTAATGGCAAAATAAAATGCCCCTTTTTTCTCGTCTTTTCCTTCAGAAACCGTTCCGACGGGCGTGCCTTTTTCAATGTACTGATATAGGACCACATTGATATTTTTCAGATTGCCATACCACGACTCGCTTTCATCGGCATGCTTAATAATCACAGTTTTGCCAAATCCTTCTTTTTCTCCCACAAACCGAACATACCCTTCATTCATTGCTTCTACAACCGCACCTTTGCCGGTTTCAACCATTATCCTTTGTCCATTCGTATTAAAATCTTCAAGTATCCTCCCGGACGCTGGAAAAGCATAATTCTGATTTGATTCCGTTTGGCTTTTCTTACTCTTATCTGTAAAAGGCAACAGCGCAAGAGGTTTTCCAAATTGTTTTTCATACCAGTCAGAAACAGTCGCAAATTGAAAATCTTTTTCCATAGAATTTTTCACAAAATGGCGTGCCGGTTCTAACACTTGAGATGGATTGCGAAAAATAATCGCAATAATCAGAACTAAACAAGCCGAAAACAAAGTTTTTAACATGATGATCTCTTTTTGAAAAAGAGGGTGATCTTCTTGTTCCGGTCCGCCCTCAAAAGAAGAAAGCTTTTCAAAGCCGTGTTTTTCTTCGTCTTCAGCCAAGAAAAAACGGTTTTGAAAATCCCGGGCTGCTCGGTCTCTCTCTTTTTTTCTTTTTGCAATTTTTTTCCGGATATCATCAGCTCTCGAACCCATTTTCTCCCCACCAATCACTTTTACAATTTGTACAAGTGTATGAGTGGTTCATTAAGAAAATGACTGCCCATAAGGGAAAAAGAAAAAACCGGGAATATCCCGGTTTCCACTGCGATTATGAACGAACCCCGAAGAATTTCTTGATCTTTAAGAAGACGCTTTTGCTTTCTTCTTCTAACGGTTGAAGAGGAACAGATTCACCTAAAATCCGACGTGCAATGTTCCGAAATGCTATAGAAGCTTTGCTGTTTGGATTAAGGGCAATCGGCTCCCCATGATTGGAAGCTTTAATTACTTCTTCATCATCGGCGACAATCCCGAGTAAATCGATAGACAGATGAGTTGTAATTTCATCCACATCCAGCATGTCTCCATTTTTCATCATATGTTTACGAATACGGTTGATTATTAATTTCGGCGGTTCTATATTTTCTTCTTTTTCTAATAAACCGATAATGCGGTCTGCATCCCTTACAGCTGACACTTCAGGAGTGGTAACAACAATAGCTTTGTCTGCACCTGCTACAGCATTTTTATAACCTTGTTCAATTCCAGCAGGGCAATCGATTATAATATAGTCATAGTTTTGTTTTAGTTCCATTACTAATGTCTTCATCTGCTCTGGAGTAACAGCTGATTTATCACTTGTTTGTGCTGCAGGAAGCAGAAATAACAAATCTTCAAAACGCTTATCTTTTACAAGGGCCTGATGAATCTTGCATCTGCCCTCTACAACATCAACAAGATCATAAATAATCCGGTTTTCAAGCCCCATAACCACATCTAAGTTCCGAAGGCCAATATCTGTATCTATAAGACATACACGTTTGCCTTGAAGTGCCAAAGCCGTCCCCAGGTTCGCTGAAGTTGTTGTCTTTCCGACTCCGCCTTTGCCCGATGTCACTACTATTGCTTCTCCCATATTAGCGTCCCCCTTCCAATCTTGTTAACTCTGGTCTGAGATGCATTAACGCTTGTAATCTATCAACGACAATTTGATTGTTTTCATCTATGTATGCACATTCCATTTCCCGGGGTTCTTCTTCAGGATAGTGATCAGGTGCACGGTTGATGCAATCACTGATCCGGAGCTGGGATGGTTTCATAACACATGCCGCAATGATTGCCTGCTTGTTTCCTAAACAGCCGGCATGGGCAATTCCTTTTAAGGCACCCATGATAAAAATATTTCCTCCAGCCATTACGGTTCCCCCCGGGTTCACATCTCCTATCAAGAGAAGATCCCCCGGAACCTCAAGGACTTGTCCAGAGCGAATTATTTTTGCGACAGACACAATTTCACTTTCCGCTTTTAAGCGTTCAGCTTCTTCAATCGTCATTACATTAGTTTCAATGTCTTCGACGACAAGATTTTTTTTATGGCGAATAATTTCTTTTATTTCTGCTTTTTGTTCCTCCGTTAAATATCGATTCCCAACTTTTACTTTTACCGAAATAAGCTGGCGGTCCTCATTAGCCCGGTACGCAACAGAAAGCTTCTCATTCAGTTCCTTCTTCAATTCTGCATAAGAACAGGAATCATCCAAGTAGAGGGTTAAACCGGACTTGGTTCCTTTAATCGTCACATTTTGTAGTTTTTTCATAGCAGGATGTTCACCTCAAATTAGAAAGCGAAAAGCGCTTTGCTTAGCCCCGACAAAAATAAAACAATCGGCGAGGAAGCAGTTCTTCAGCCACCACAGCCGGGTGGCTTTTTGTATAACCAAAAAAGCCCATTCCCTGTTCTTTTAATAACAATTCGACAGAAACTGCTTTTTTTCCTCTTTTTATATCAGAAAAGAAGGTCTTTTGGAGCACCCTCACCTTATGAAAAAGAAATAAAATTCATAGTCTCATTCTGTCAGATGCTCCGCAAATTTTTCATATAGT from Bacillus methanolicus MGA3 includes the following:
- the minD gene encoding septum site-determining protein MinD; its protein translation is MGEAIVVTSGKGGVGKTTTSANLGTALALQGKRVCLIDTDIGLRNLDVVMGLENRIIYDLVDVVEGRCKIHQALVKDKRFEDLLFLLPAAQTSDKSAVTPEQMKTLVMELKQNYDYIIIDCPAGIEQGYKNAVAGADKAIVVTTPEVSAVRDADRIIGLLEKEENIEPPKLIINRIRKHMMKNGDMLDVDEITTHLSIDLLGIVADDEEVIKASNHGEPIALNPNSKASIAFRNIARRILGESVPLQPLEEESKSVFLKIKKFFGVRS
- the minC gene encoding septum site-determining protein MinC encodes the protein MKKLQNVTIKGTKSGLTLYLDDSCSYAELKKELNEKLSVAYRANEDRQLISVKVKVGNRYLTEEQKAEIKEIIRHKKNLVVEDIETNVMTIEEAERLKAESEIVSVAKIIRSGQVLEVPGDLLLIGDVNPGGTVMAGGNIFIMGALKGIAHAGCLGNKQAIIAACVMKPSQLRISDCINRAPDHYPEEEPREMECAYIDENNQIVVDRLQALMHLRPELTRLEGGR